The region CCTGGCCGGGCGACGCATGACCGAAGCCGGCCTGCTGGTGATCCACGCACAGCGCTTTCGCACGCAGGCGCGCAACCGGGCAGATGCATTGGAGCGGCTCGTCGCCCTGATCCGCAGTGCGATGGAAGCTCCGCCACGGCGTGTCGCCACGCGCCCGACCCGCGCCTCACGGTTGCGCCGGCTCGAAGCCAAGCAGCGACGCGGTGCGCTCAAGCGCGCAAGAAAGGCTACGGGGGTGACCGACTGACGCCGGATCGACTCTCTGCCTTGCCCCGTCTCAGCCCTTCACGCATATCTTCGGCCGCAGCAACGCAACGCGCCGCGCCAGGCCGGCGCGCTCGGTCGCGTCCGCAACCGCATCGACGTCCTTGTAGGCGCCGGGCGCTTCCTCCGCAGCGCCACGCAGGGACTTCGTGCGGATGAGAATGCCGCGAGCGCGCAGATCCTCGACCAGTTCGCCGCCATTCCAGCGCTTGAGCGCGGCGGCGCGGCTCATGGCGCGACCGGCTCCGTGGCTTGCGGAGGAGAACGCGATGCGCTCGCTGGCGGACGTGCCTGCCAGCACGTAGGAACCCGTCCCCATGCTGCCGCCCACGATCACGGGCTGGCCCACTTCACGGTAGCGCCTGGGCAGCTTGTCGTGCCCGGGTCCGAGCGCGCGCGTCGCGCCCTTTCGGTGCACGTAGAGGATCTTCGACTGGCCGGAGATCTCGTGGCGCTCCGCCTTGCACGTGTTGTGGGAGACGTCGTAC is a window of Betaproteobacteria bacterium DNA encoding:
- the arfB gene encoding aminoacyl-tRNA hydrolase, encoding MSDSDPGNLPVFDPGDPLFVAPGIVLDASEIDLRFVRAAGPGGQNVNKVATAVQLRFDAMRSATLPEEVKMRLRRLAGRRMTEAGLLVIHAQRFRTQARNRADALERLVALIRSAMEAPPRRVATRPTRASRLRRLEAKQRRGALKRARKATGVTD